One bacterium DNA window includes the following coding sequences:
- a CDS encoding metalloregulator ArsR/SmtB family transcription factor, whose amino-acid sequence MSSPCRAYRDAIYEQLARLTKAMAHPKRLMMLDLLVQAPRTVEVLADRVAMSVASASQHLQVLRAARLVEAEKNGLYVTYRLADETVYTLLQDLRLVAQHRLAEVEQLRRQVAEERGHLGRLKATDVRECLREGDAVVLDVRPAEEYQAGHLPGAVPMPLDELENRLAELPKDRPIVAYCRGQYCLMARQAVDLLQRHGYDARYVEEGLRELQAAGVAVETA is encoded by the coding sequence ATGTCCAGCCCCTGCCGCGCCTATCGCGATGCCATCTACGAGCAGCTCGCCCGCCTCACCAAGGCCATGGCCCATCCCAAGCGGCTGATGATGCTCGATCTGCTCGTGCAGGCCCCCCGCACCGTGGAGGTCCTGGCGGATCGCGTGGCCATGTCCGTGGCCAGCGCCTCCCAGCACCTGCAGGTGCTCCGGGCCGCGCGGCTGGTCGAGGCCGAGAAGAACGGCCTGTACGTGACCTACCGCCTGGCGGACGAGACCGTCTACACGCTGCTGCAGGACCTGCGCCTGGTGGCCCAGCATCGGCTGGCGGAGGTGGAGCAGTTGCGGCGGCAGGTCGCGGAGGAGCGCGGGCACCTGGGGCGGCTGAAGGCCACGGACGTCCGGGAATGCCTGCGCGAGGGCGACGCGGTCGTGCTGGATGTGCGCCCGGCCGAGGAGTACCAGGCCGGGCACCTGCCGGGCGCGGTACCGATGCCCCTGGACGAGCTGGAGAACCGGCTGGCGGAGCTGCCCAAGGACCGGCCCATCGTGGCTTACTGCCGCGGCCAGTACTGCCTGATGGCCCGGCAGGCGGTGGACCTGCTGCAGCGGCACGGGTATGACGCCCGGTACGTGGAGGAGGGGCTCCGCGAGCTGCAGGCGGCGGGGGTAGCTGTAGAGACGGCGTAG
- a CDS encoding 4Fe-4S binding protein, with amino-acid sequence MACELNPTDVKTTRAANQVAYDRRRRLKRLLWLALPLAIIGGFLYQPLGYAVLICMGASVGLAFTRGRTWCDFCPRGTFFDVVMKPLSPKRRLPKFLRSTGFRVFALAFVMGMMAFQLSRVWGDAAAMGFVFVKLLLATTLLGIVLAVFIHPRTWCTFCPMGSMASWIGKRRRPLQVSNACVSCGACDRACPMQLSPSSHKEIGQMEHGDCLKCSACVAKCPKAALSWDKAA; translated from the coding sequence ATGGCTTGTGAACTCAACCCAACTGATGTGAAGACAACGCGCGCGGCCAACCAGGTCGCGTATGACCGCCGGCGGCGCCTGAAGCGCCTGCTGTGGCTGGCCTTGCCCCTCGCGATCATCGGGGGCTTCCTGTATCAGCCCCTTGGCTACGCGGTGCTCATCTGCATGGGCGCCTCAGTCGGGCTGGCCTTCACCCGCGGGCGCACCTGGTGCGACTTCTGCCCGCGCGGCACGTTCTTCGATGTGGTGATGAAGCCCCTGAGCCCCAAGCGACGCCTGCCGAAGTTCCTGCGCTCCACCGGCTTCCGGGTCTTCGCCCTGGCCTTCGTCATGGGCATGATGGCCTTCCAACTCAGCCGCGTATGGGGCGATGCGGCGGCCATGGGCTTCGTGTTCGTCAAGCTCCTGCTGGCGACGACGCTGCTGGGGATCGTGCTGGCGGTGTTCATCCACCCGCGTACCTGGTGCACCTTCTGCCCGATGGGCAGCATGGCCAGTTGGATCGGCAAGCGCCGGCGCCCCCTGCAGGTCAGCAACGCCTGCGTATCGTGCGGAGCCTGCGACCGGGCCTGCCCAATGCAGCTCAGCCCCTCCAGCCACAAAGAGATCGGACAGATGGAACATGGCGACTGTCTGAAGTGCTCGGCCTGCGTGGCCAAGTGCCCGAAGGCAGCGCTCAGTTGGGATAAGGCGGCCTGA